In Rubidibacter lacunae KORDI 51-2, one DNA window encodes the following:
- a CDS encoding phage holin family protein: MVGFLIGAVVTAIALLIISKVRPIGVEIDSPIKALIGGAVIGALSNLWDFLPSGLRSLAAVLSLGLVPLFVSIIIFGLAAWAVEGFRLRHGIWSAVLGAFSLAIVNSVLTLILRQFGLVSAD; this comes from the coding sequence GTGGTTGGTTTTCTAATAGGTGCCGTCGTAACAGCAATCGCACTGTTGATTATTTCCAAGGTCCGCCCGATCGGTGTCGAGATCGACAGTCCAATTAAGGCCCTGATCGGCGGAGCAGTTATCGGCGCGCTCAGCAATCTTTGGGATTTTTTGCCGTCAGGACTCCGCTCGCTGGCAGCGGTGCTGAGCCTGGGGCTGGTCCCCTTATTCGTAAGCATTATCATCTTTGGATTGGCTGCTTGGGCAGTTGAAGGCTTCCGCCTTCGCCACGGTATTTGGAGTGCGGTCCTCGGAGCGTTTTCGTTGGCGATTGTGAACTCGGTCTTGACGCTTATCTTGCGACAATTCGGTCTCGTGTCGGCTGACTAA
- a CDS encoding urease subunit beta — protein sequence MTPGELIPAEGEIELNAGRDTTRLSVANTGDRPIQVGSHFHFFEANSALQFDRVRARGMRLDIPAGTAVRFEPGDEREVGLVAYSGRREVYGFNAAVEGSLD from the coding sequence GTGACACCGGGTGAATTAATACCAGCTGAGGGCGAGATCGAGCTCAATGCCGGGCGAGATACCACGCGCTTGAGTGTTGCAAACACGGGCGATCGCCCGATTCAAGTCGGCTCACATTTTCATTTTTTCGAAGCCAATTCTGCGCTTCAGTTCGACCGCGTTCGTGCTAGAGGTATGCGGTTGGATATTCCGGCAGGGACAGCAGTCCGCTTCGAGCCGGGAGACGAGCGCGAGGTCGGATTGGTAGCTTATTCGGGCCGAAGAGAGGTGTACGGGTTCAATGCAGCGGTTGAGGGTTCGCTTGACTAA
- a CDS encoding photosystem II reaction center protein J codes for MSGGRIPIWIVGLVAGMGVLALLAIFFYGAYAGLGSAV; via the coding sequence ATGAGTGGCGGACGCATTCCGATTTGGATCGTGGGTTTAGTTGCTGGTATGGGCGTGCTAGCCCTACTGGCGATATTCTTCTACGGCGCATATGCAGGTCTTGGCTCTGCCGTATAA
- a CDS encoding photosystem II reaction center protein L, giving the protein MERKNNPNKQPVELNRTSLFLGLLLVFVLGILFSSYFFN; this is encoded by the coding sequence ATGGAACGGAAAAATAATCCGAACAAGCAACCCGTCGAACTGAACCGAACGTCACTCTTCCTCGGGTTGTTGCTGGTGTTCGTGCTGGGCATCCTATTCTCCAGCTACTTCTTCAACTAG
- the psbF gene encoding cytochrome b559 subunit beta, protein MANSPNQPVSYPIFTVRWLAVHTLAVPSVFFLGAIAAMQFIQR, encoded by the coding sequence ATGGCTAACTCCCCAAATCAACCCGTCAGTTATCCCATTTTTACAGTGCGTTGGCTGGCCGTTCATACGCTGGCCGTGCCGAGCGTGTTCTTTTTGGGCGCGATCGCGGCAATGCAGTTCATTCAGCGCTAG
- the psbE gene encoding cytochrome b559 subunit alpha: MSGSTGERPFGDIVTSIRYWVIHSITIPMLFIAGWLFVSTGLAYDAFGTPRPDEYFTQERQEIPIVSDRFEARQQIGTFDK, translated from the coding sequence ATGTCCGGTTCCACTGGCGAGCGTCCGTTTGGCGATATCGTTACTAGCATTCGTTACTGGGTGATCCACAGCATCACGATCCCGATGCTGTTCATTGCGGGCTGGCTATTTGTCAGTACTGGACTGGCATATGATGCCTTCGGTACGCCTCGCCCAGACGAGTATTTTACGCAGGAACGCCAAGAAATACCGATTGTTTCAGATCGTTTCGAAGCGCGCCAACAAATTGGCACATTTGACAAGTAA
- a CDS encoding photosynthesis system II assembly factor Ycf48: MSALFDKFKPVALLLAVALVCFGCSSVPSTQLNPWTPTVLPTDATLLDIGFSGDGERGWIVGNRATILETHDGGTDWQERDLGLDPKLKLTSVSFAGSEGWIAGQPSLLLHTTDSGDTWERVRLSEKLPGVPVSVKALGPNSTEMATDIGAIYQTDDGGRTWQAQVQEAVGVARTIARSDDGRYVAVSARGNFYSTWEPGMEAWEPHERNSSRRVQAMGFGLDGRLWMLARGGQIQFTASDDPDSWEDPLYPELSTSWGLLDVAYRTPEEVWVAGGSGNLLASFDGGQTWQKDRAIENTPANLYRIVFLNPDRGFILGNDGVLLKYDSAVESVAEAG, from the coding sequence TGCTTCGGATGCAGTAGCGTTCCGTCCACACAACTCAATCCTTGGACGCCGACAGTGCTGCCAACCGATGCAACGCTTCTCGACATCGGCTTTTCGGGCGATGGAGAGCGCGGCTGGATTGTTGGCAACCGCGCGACGATCTTGGAAACACACGATGGCGGGACTGATTGGCAGGAACGCGACCTCGGCTTGGATCCCAAGCTCAAGCTCACGAGCGTTAGCTTCGCCGGTAGTGAGGGTTGGATCGCCGGTCAACCTTCGCTATTGCTGCATACGACCGACAGCGGCGACACCTGGGAGCGCGTCCGTCTCAGCGAGAAGCTTCCCGGCGTGCCTGTATCCGTCAAGGCGCTCGGACCGAACTCGACAGAGATGGCGACGGACATCGGCGCTATTTACCAAACCGATGACGGCGGTCGCACGTGGCAAGCACAGGTTCAAGAAGCAGTTGGCGTTGCCCGAACGATTGCCCGCTCGGACGACGGTCGCTATGTGGCAGTGTCGGCACGCGGAAACTTTTACTCGACTTGGGAGCCTGGTATGGAGGCCTGGGAACCGCACGAACGCAATAGTTCGCGGCGTGTCCAGGCAATGGGGTTCGGCCTGGACGGTCGCCTGTGGATGCTGGCGCGGGGCGGTCAGATTCAGTTCACGGCGTCTGACGATCCCGATAGTTGGGAGGACCCGCTGTATCCCGAACTATCGACGAGCTGGGGACTGCTCGACGTTGCTTACCGGACCCCGGAGGAAGTCTGGGTTGCAGGCGGCAGTGGGAACTTGCTTGCCAGTTTTGACGGCGGTCAGACGTGGCAAAAAGACCGCGCAATCGAGAACACACCCGCCAATCTATATCGCATTGTTTTCCTCAATCCCGACCGCGGCTTCATTCTTGGCAACGATGGCGTTTTGCTCAAGTACGACTCCGCGGTCGAATCCGTTGCGGAAGCTGGATGA